The Lasioglossum baleicum chromosome 5, iyLasBale1, whole genome shotgun sequence genome segment AGTAATCGCAATAATAGCAagcaaataaataattactataaTACCGAGATTAGAATATATAATTGAGTAAAATGATAGTACCTTTTTTTGAAACGCTTTTTTGGCAGCCAATATACCATAATAGCAGTAATTTAATAGTGTTTACAAGGAAAACAGTATCCCTTGAATGGAAGAATGGAGACACCAATTTATGTAATTACAATTCGACTACAATCAAACTATAGAGAATACAGAATTAAATACTATAAACCACACGATCCTTAATTACACCGAGTAATGACAAATTTTTGAAACATATAAAATCTCGTTTAAACGAACATCTAAAACAATGTAAAGAGATTCAAATTTCTTATCGCGTTGATAATATGTACACAGACTGCTGACAGCAGGGAACGTACTCACGGCTGAAGTGCCCAGAACTAATATGTCTATCAATGTCTATACACATAGAACAATAATTCCACTTTGCTTTGGCCAGGACTGGACGTAAACGGTAATGATAAGAAAAGATACTGAAATCATACCAATCGATAGACAATACTCATTACGAACATTTCAAAGCTATCCTCATTCAACAATGTCAAATTTTATATATGATCAAAATAGACTGCTTGCTCATTTCTTACATAATTTAtaagcaaaatcaaaattgataCACAATTGAGCTTGTACAAATACAAAGTAAAtagtgaaattttcaaaaattcatgagcgtcattttttcaacaattcaacAAAGTTTTTAACTACCGTTTGATCATTGTTTATGAGCAAATTATACGCTATTTGATTGGTTCGATTATTTGAACGGCTAACGgtgtttatatatattaatattgtatgttataaatattcttaatttgtttATGTGTTGAGCAATGAAAATATAACTATTTctaatcaaattaaaaaattaagaatGTTTTGTGGCTCTGACGTAATAGCAAATTGTTAGCTAATGAAAGCAGAGAACGGAAAATGGTTAGCCAGTAAGAGCGAAGAACAGTAAATCGTTAGCCAATGAGAACGGATAGGAAAACGTTTCTCTACCCGTCTACCCTAAAGGAAGACTGTAAACCAGTGCTGGGCACGGTTGAGGCTCTTGAAACCAGGGCTATTTAGAatgaaattgtataatatacgtGAATATACATAATACCAGAGCTGGTAAACCTATGTAATACTAAACTGTAAATTTGTTTGAAAGTACTTTAAATTTTTCAAGGCAGAATAACTCTATCACTGTCTAACTGGAACTTTTTCccatttctgaaaaagtaaaaattttctatttatgcatatacatattatagatATGGAGTAAAAGTTTCCGTGGATTTATAACTGTTTTCTTAGAACAGAAAagttaaaagtaaaaaaataactGTTATATTAGAACTACTCGTGACAGGCGATGTGCGTCctttctccatggtaacggTGCTTACTGCATATAATCCACTGATATAATCTCAATCTGTTTTCAATTGAAGATTGAAGCGAGGCAAGCGGCAAACGGGCAAACGTGCCCATCATTGAATGTCATTGAAGTAGACGGTAGAGACGTAGAGACCACCGCTCGCTCACTGTATTTTTTAGTCAATCACTGATTATTGTCTATAAACATTAAGTAGTAGGATAGTGCTCTGAGTTTTATAAATAAAGCACATACATACGTATATTAAGTTATTAACTACAAAGTACGACTCGAAACGCTCTAGAAACATATTCTAACCTCACTTACAGACActtgtttataaatatatttgtaaataacattcTGTATGGAATATTAATTTACAGATGAGTCGCAAAGAAGCATTATCCCAGTTTATTCAACAAATTCACGGACGCCCGGTTGTTGTAAAATTAAACAGCGGCGTGGATTACAGAGGTGAaacatttgtttttaatatttttatgctACGTTATTACTTATTCTCATTTTGCAGGTGTTCTAGCTTGTCTCGATGGCTACATGAATATCGCGCTTGAGCAGACGGAAGAATACGTGAATGGTCAATTGAAAGACAAGTATGGCGATGCTTTCATTCGTGGTAATAATGTATTATATATAAGTACACAAAAACGAAGAACCTAAGTAAAAAAGGAATGTATAATTTCGATTATGTTTTTATTAATAACACCTATACAAATTCTTAAGAGAAGCTATATTATTTTTGGTAATAAAGTCTTTTTTACTTAGTATACTTATTCTTATCTAAACGCTCCGATCGATACTttttatgtataacaaaatttcTTCACGATAACTTCTAGTTTAtaaaaatgactttattcctctttt includes the following:
- the LOC143208879 gene encoding U6 snRNA-associated Sm-like protein LSm6 isoform X3, with amino-acid sequence MSRKEALSQFIQQIHGRPVVVKLNSGVDYRGVLACLDGYMNIALEQTEEYVNGQLKDKYGDAFIRGNNVLYISTQKRRT
- the LOC143208879 gene encoding U6 snRNA-associated Sm-like protein LSm6 isoform X1, coding for MVTMSRKEALSQFIQQIHGRPVVVKLNSGVDYRGVLACLDGYMNIALEQTEEYVNGQLKDKYGDAFIRGNNVLYISTQKRRT
- the LOC143208879 gene encoding U6 snRNA-associated Sm-like protein LSm6 isoform X2; this translates as MMSRKEALSQFIQQIHGRPVVVKLNSGVDYRGVLACLDGYMNIALEQTEEYVNGQLKDKYGDAFIRGNNVLYISTQKRRT